Proteins from a genomic interval of Acetobacterium woodii DSM 1030:
- a CDS encoding adenine phosphoribosyltransferase, with amino-acid sequence MDLKKNIGIFADFPKAGISFKDINSLILNPKAFRYAIDEMAKVAKALDANIVVIPEARGYIFGTPLAYLIGAGLVPVRKPGKLPGEVTSESYDLEYGSNIVEIQKDAIKPGDRVIIVDDLLATGGTMMAATKLIENLGGEISGIITLIELTELGGRELLKDYFVHSIVTYPY; translated from the coding sequence ATGGATCTGAAAAAAAATATTGGCATCTTCGCAGATTTTCCTAAAGCTGGGATCAGCTTTAAAGACATCAACAGTCTGATTTTAAATCCTAAAGCATTTCGATATGCAATTGATGAAATGGCAAAAGTTGCTAAAGCGCTTGATGCCAACATAGTCGTTATTCCGGAAGCGAGAGGGTACATCTTTGGTACACCACTGGCTTATTTAATTGGAGCGGGTTTAGTGCCGGTGCGAAAACCCGGAAAACTTCCTGGTGAAGTCACATCCGAATCTTATGACTTAGAATACGGATCAAATATTGTCGAAATTCAAAAGGATGCCATTAAACCTGGCGATCGGGTTATTATCGTCGATGACTTATTGGCAACTGGCGGAACGATGATGGCGGCAACTAAGTTGATTGAAAACTTGGGTGGCGAAATATCCGGAATTATTACGCTGATTGAACTGACCGAACTGGGCGGTCGGGAGCTGCTTAAAGACTACTTTGTACACTCAATTGTGACCTACCCTTACTAA
- a CDS encoding RelA/SpoT family protein, with amino-acid sequence MDNDAVKGKIDNVINLVKANNPEADTEMIYKAYNLAKEAHKDQKRLSGEDYVIHPVSVAYILAEMQMDTETIVAAILHDVIEDTIYSYDYIKEEFNETIANLVEGVTKIGRIGFQSKEESQAENLRKMILAMSKDIRVILIKLVDRLHNMRTLEYMRETKQIEKAKETLDIYAPLANRLGISTIKWELEDLALKYLDPDGYYDLVHKIKVKKSAREAYIADVIAVLAKEIEKVGTHAEIYGRSKHFYSIYRKMKSQNRSFDEIYDLIAVRVIVDSLKDCYGVLGIVHSQWTPIPGRFKDYIAMPKPNLYQSIHTTVMGPKGEPFEIQIRTREMHETAEYGIAAHWKYKEGRMDAKDNKYEVQMSWLRQMLELQRDSEDAGELVETIKVDLLNEEVYVFSPKGAVVPLPAGSCPLDFAYRIHSDIGNNCVGARVNNKIVPLNSPLKSGDIVEIMTSKNSNGPSRDWLGFVKSPHARNKIKQYFKKEEKDENVQKGRSILEREIKREGLQQSNLLNLNNLELLAEKCSYKTLNDFYAAIGYNGIKIGTVFQKMKLLFPKEFPEEVEEIVLKKPSKEPKKNGSTVIVAGYHEIDVHFSKCCNPVPGDTIVGYITKGRGISVHRADCANVLNLVDPNRIVEVEWNKYSTGSFTAEIHIKAREAQGTIIQISKTFLEMGIPVTALNAKNEKNEYDFFSATFEVKSRRELNLLIKNLNKIKEIIQIYRV; translated from the coding sequence ATGGATAATGATGCAGTAAAAGGAAAAATTGACAATGTAATAAACCTGGTAAAAGCAAATAATCCGGAAGCTGATACGGAAATGATCTATAAAGCTTATAATTTAGCGAAAGAAGCGCATAAGGATCAGAAACGTCTTTCTGGAGAAGATTATGTGATTCATCCTGTTTCTGTTGCATATATTTTGGCAGAAATGCAAATGGATACCGAAACAATTGTTGCTGCCATTTTACACGATGTAATTGAAGATACAATCTATTCTTATGATTACATTAAGGAAGAATTTAATGAAACGATCGCAAATTTGGTTGAAGGTGTTACCAAAATCGGACGAATTGGGTTTCAATCAAAAGAAGAAAGCCAGGCAGAAAATCTTCGGAAAATGATATTGGCAATGTCAAAAGATATTCGGGTGATATTAATAAAACTCGTTGATCGACTGCATAATATGCGTACGCTGGAATACATGCGAGAGACTAAACAAATTGAAAAAGCCAAAGAGACTTTGGATATTTACGCCCCTTTGGCTAATCGACTGGGGATTTCGACGATTAAGTGGGAATTGGAAGATCTTGCTTTAAAATATCTGGATCCTGATGGATATTATGATTTAGTCCATAAAATTAAAGTGAAAAAAAGCGCGCGCGAGGCTTATATTGCCGATGTAATTGCGGTATTAGCAAAAGAAATAGAAAAAGTGGGAACCCATGCCGAGATTTATGGGCGCTCAAAACATTTTTATAGTATTTATCGGAAAATGAAGAGTCAAAACAGAAGTTTTGATGAAATTTATGATTTGATTGCGGTTCGAGTGATTGTTGATTCCTTAAAAGATTGTTATGGCGTGTTGGGAATCGTCCATTCTCAATGGACCCCAATTCCCGGGCGGTTTAAAGATTATATTGCGATGCCTAAACCAAACCTTTATCAATCCATTCATACGACGGTGATGGGCCCAAAAGGTGAACCGTTTGAAATTCAAATCCGAACGAGAGAAATGCACGAAACGGCAGAATATGGAATAGCCGCTCACTGGAAATACAAAGAAGGCCGAATGGATGCTAAAGACAACAAATATGAAGTTCAAATGTCCTGGCTTCGACAAATGCTTGAATTGCAAAGAGATTCGGAAGATGCCGGTGAATTGGTTGAAACAATTAAAGTTGATCTGCTCAATGAAGAAGTTTATGTATTTTCACCAAAAGGTGCTGTCGTACCACTTCCGGCGGGCTCATGTCCTTTGGATTTCGCCTATCGTATTCATAGTGATATTGGTAATAATTGTGTTGGAGCGCGAGTCAACAACAAAATTGTGCCGCTGAACAGTCCGCTGAAAAGTGGTGACATTGTTGAAATAATGACATCCAAAAACTCCAATGGACCCAGTCGGGATTGGCTTGGTTTTGTAAAAAGTCCTCATGCCCGAAATAAGATTAAACAGTATTTTAAAAAAGAAGAAAAAGATGAAAATGTCCAAAAAGGCCGCAGCATCTTGGAACGTGAGATTAAACGCGAAGGCTTGCAGCAATCGAATCTGTTAAATCTCAACAATTTAGAGCTTTTGGCGGAGAAATGCAGTTATAAAACACTCAATGATTTTTATGCGGCAATTGGATATAATGGAATAAAAATTGGCACTGTTTTTCAGAAAATGAAACTTTTATTTCCAAAGGAATTTCCGGAGGAAGTTGAAGAGATTGTACTTAAAAAGCCCTCAAAAGAACCGAAAAAAAATGGGAGTACTGTGATTGTTGCCGGCTATCACGAAATTGATGTGCATTTTTCTAAATGTTGTAACCCTGTTCCGGGAGATACAATCGTTGGTTATATTACCAAAGGCCGGGGGATTTCTGTTCATCGTGCTGATTGTGCAAATGTTTTAAATTTAGTTGATCCCAACCGGATTGTCGAAGTAGAATGGAATAAATACAGTACCGGTTCGTTTACCGCTGAAATCCATATTAAAGCAAGAGAAGCACAAGGAACGATTATTCAAATTTCTAAGACATTTCTTGAAATGGGGATTCCGGTTACCGCACTCAATGCTAAGAATGAAAAAAATGAATATGATTTCTTTTCAGCGACTTTTGAAGTAAAAAGTCGCCGCGAATTAAATCTGCTGATTAAAAATTTGAACAAAATAAAAGAAATCATCCAGATTTATCGGGTCTAA
- a CDS encoding MBL fold metallo-hydrolase, with amino-acid sequence MKIIKKSLGQMGTNCYVLWDEKTLAAAIIDPGFEDQRIIEIINENHLNVKYILLTHGHFDHLGGVSQLKKLTNAKVLIHKNDADCLTSSQRNLSDLIGMALVLEPADGFLTEAETISLGDITIRVIHTPGHSKGGVCLLAEDQLFAGDTLFNTSIGRTDFVDGDLNELLNGIVQKLFVLDDAITVLPGHGENTTIGYEKRNNPFLKGRF; translated from the coding sequence ATGAAAATAATAAAAAAATCGCTCGGACAAATGGGGACCAACTGCTATGTGCTTTGGGATGAAAAAACCTTAGCAGCGGCAATTATCGATCCGGGATTTGAGGATCAACGGATTATCGAGATTATTAATGAAAATCACTTAAACGTTAAGTATATTCTATTAACCCATGGTCATTTTGACCATCTGGGTGGAGTTAGTCAACTTAAAAAACTAACGAATGCCAAGGTCCTTATCCATAAAAATGATGCGGATTGTTTGACCAGTTCTCAGCGAAATCTTTCGGACTTAATCGGAATGGCTTTGGTATTAGAACCGGCAGATGGTTTTCTGACAGAAGCTGAGACAATTTCATTAGGTGACATCACAATTCGGGTGATCCATACCCCTGGTCATTCAAAAGGTGGCGTCTGCCTTTTGGCTGAAGATCAGCTTTTTGCGGGAGATACTTTATTTAATACCTCAATCGGTCGAACTGATTTTGTTGATGGTGATTTGAATGAACTACTTAACGGGATTGTACAAAAATTATTTGTTTTGGATGATGCAATAACCGTTTTACCGGGACATGGTGAAAATACTACTATCGGTTATGAAAAAAGGAATAATCCTTTTTTAAAGGGCCGTTTTTAG
- the secD gene encoding protein translocase subunit SecD, producing the protein MSKQKSSSRSKSGIQLILITLLIAVVGYILFSGISVGVYDIGNISQSINYGLDLTGGVNVVLEAEGTDENPVTAEKIDSAMLTIRQRIDTLGVSEPTITKQGDNRIRVSIPSVNDQQEALNLIGKTAQLEFLAPDDTVILTGKDVTDSKGVMQKNDNGIEEAVVTLKFNDEGTKLFAEATQKYIGQVIKIKLDDEIISSPTVNVAITNGEAVIEGMADITEAGNLASLIRGGALPVKLNPVEVRTIGPTLGQNSLSKSILAGMIGVGLVLFFMLVFYRGMGIIADLALIIYIIIFMTIMAALNVTLTLPGIAGLILSIGMAVDANVIIFERIKEEARLGKSLLTAIDAGFSRAFSTILDSNVTTLIAGVVLFFLGSGSVQGFAVTLILGILVSMFTAVVITKHLVILLVKTELFKSNAFYGI; encoded by the coding sequence ATGAGTAAACAAAAATCAAGCAGTAGAAGCAAAAGTGGAATCCAGTTAATCCTGATAACGTTATTGATTGCCGTTGTTGGATATATCCTCTTTAGTGGAATATCAGTAGGAGTTTACGATATTGGTAATATCAGTCAAAGCATAAACTATGGATTGGACTTAACCGGTGGGGTAAATGTCGTTTTGGAAGCTGAAGGAACAGATGAAAATCCGGTGACAGCAGAAAAAATTGATTCCGCGATGCTGACAATTCGCCAGCGAATTGATACTCTGGGGGTTTCAGAACCAACAATTACCAAGCAAGGTGATAATCGAATACGTGTTTCGATACCATCAGTGAATGATCAGCAAGAAGCCTTGAATCTGATCGGAAAAACGGCGCAACTTGAGTTTCTGGCGCCAGATGATACCGTTATTTTAACGGGAAAAGATGTAACTGATTCAAAAGGTGTGATGCAAAAAAATGATAATGGTATTGAAGAGGCCGTTGTCACATTAAAATTTAATGACGAAGGAACAAAACTATTCGCTGAGGCCACTCAAAAATATATTGGTCAAGTGATTAAAATTAAATTGGATGATGAAATTATTTCATCGCCAACGGTTAATGTTGCCATTACGAACGGGGAAGCGGTTATTGAAGGAATGGCGGATATTACCGAAGCCGGCAATTTAGCTTCATTAATCCGCGGTGGAGCTTTGCCGGTTAAATTAAACCCGGTTGAAGTCCGGACAATTGGACCGACTCTAGGTCAAAATTCATTATCAAAAAGTATTTTGGCTGGGATGATTGGGGTTGGACTGGTGCTATTCTTTATGCTGGTTTTTTATCGTGGAATGGGAATTATTGCAGATTTAGCTTTGATCATTTATATTATTATTTTTATGACAATTATGGCAGCACTCAATGTAACCTTGACCTTGCCGGGGATTGCGGGACTGATTTTATCGATTGGGATGGCGGTCGATGCGAATGTAATTATTTTTGAACGAATTAAGGAAGAAGCACGACTGGGGAAATCTTTATTAACGGCCATTGATGCTGGTTTTTCACGAGCGTTTTCGACCATCTTAGATTCAAATGTTACGACTCTGATTGCGGGTGTTGTACTTTTCTTTTTAGGTAGTGGAAGCGTGCAGGGATTTGCCGTCACTTTGATTTTAGGGATTTTGGTGAGTATGTTTACGGCAGTCGTGATTACAAAACATCTGGTTATTTTGCTGGTAAAAACGGAATTGTTTAAAAGCAATGCTTTTTACGGAATATAG
- the recJ gene encoding single-stranded-DNA-specific exonuclease RecJ, producing MGKNQYAALQKEIMTKLQLGNRSSEILINRGIQSVEAATRYLNPSLADLHDPFLFEDMEKVVERILKAQETHEKICLYGDYDADGTTGVAILLNFLQSNGFNVSFFIPNRLITGYGLHQTPLQTIIDEGITLLITVDNGISANEQIDFCNLNHLDVIVTDHHECHGILPQAYGIINPKVPGSTYPFKDLCGAGVAFKLVQALSQRLQVEMDIQNAIECVALATVADLVSLQDENRSLVSIGLNYLNTNPSNLGIRALMTVSDLTELKAWHFGFVLGPKINAAGRLGEANHIVALLTGSDSVKLMDLAHYLSEENRKRQDLEATILAEALALVENEKLFRDDIIIVVGENWHPGVIGIVASRIQEKYFNPVIVISVENNIGKASCRSVEGFSIFAALSSCSDCFTSFGGHDQAAGFSIKTENIKEMSVRVKAYGESVGIKKYLVKTYSYDAIIDDAEITWELLNECARFEPCGIGNPGVQLVLNHPEIKSMGTMGKENNHLRLMLKNDIRGVGFGLGDFNEKFQELPKSVSNTVKMLCRLDVNDYQGNKTLQVLIKDIKINPIWQIDTAMVLVKTIVQQQNPKAEIDFEAVAINLADLYLDREIVKKVYLLLKKSNDHGVALDAGDKAQISPFHLLMSCEILREVGLIAYRLKEGLIFSKILETKEKKDIQKTKLMIKLVKMISE from the coding sequence TTGGGGAAAAATCAATATGCTGCTTTACAAAAAGAAATTATGACAAAACTTCAGTTAGGAAATCGAAGCTCAGAAATACTGATAAATCGGGGCATACAGTCGGTTGAAGCAGCTACCCGTTATCTTAATCCATCACTGGCTGATTTACATGATCCGTTTTTGTTTGAGGACATGGAAAAAGTTGTTGAACGAATTTTAAAAGCACAAGAAACACATGAAAAAATCTGTCTTTATGGTGATTATGACGCGGATGGAACGACAGGGGTTGCGATATTATTAAATTTCCTGCAAAGTAATGGTTTTAATGTTTCTTTTTTTATTCCCAATCGCCTGATTACCGGATATGGGTTACATCAAACTCCGCTTCAGACGATCATCGATGAAGGTATTACGCTTTTGATTACCGTTGATAATGGCATTTCCGCCAATGAACAAATTGATTTTTGTAATCTTAATCATTTGGATGTGATTGTGACGGATCATCACGAGTGTCACGGTATTTTACCCCAAGCTTATGGTATAATTAACCCTAAAGTTCCGGGTTCAACGTATCCGTTTAAGGATTTATGCGGCGCTGGGGTGGCTTTTAAATTGGTTCAGGCGCTAAGCCAGCGGCTTCAGGTAGAAATGGACATTCAGAATGCGATTGAGTGTGTTGCTTTAGCGACGGTCGCTGATTTGGTTTCTCTGCAAGATGAAAATAGGAGTCTGGTTTCAATCGGGCTAAATTATTTAAATACGAATCCAAGTAACTTGGGAATCCGGGCGTTAATGACAGTTAGTGATTTAACCGAGTTAAAAGCCTGGCATTTTGGTTTTGTCTTAGGTCCAAAGATTAATGCGGCCGGACGTTTAGGGGAAGCAAATCATATTGTTGCGTTGTTAACGGGATCAGACTCGGTTAAGTTAATGGATTTGGCCCACTATCTCAGTGAGGAAAACCGTAAACGACAGGATTTGGAGGCAACAATTCTCGCAGAAGCGTTAGCTTTAGTTGAAAACGAAAAACTGTTTCGTGATGATATTATTATCGTGGTTGGGGAAAACTGGCATCCTGGGGTAATTGGCATCGTCGCGAGTCGTATTCAGGAGAAGTATTTTAATCCTGTTATTGTGATTAGTGTTGAAAATAATATCGGCAAAGCATCATGCCGCAGCGTTGAAGGGTTTAGTATTTTTGCTGCGTTGAGTTCATGTAGTGACTGTTTTACCAGTTTTGGTGGTCATGATCAGGCGGCTGGTTTTAGTATTAAAACCGAGAATATCAAAGAGATGAGCGTCCGGGTAAAAGCTTATGGCGAATCAGTCGGCATAAAAAAATATTTGGTGAAGACTTATTCATATGATGCAATCATCGATGATGCAGAAATTACTTGGGAGCTGTTAAATGAATGTGCTCGTTTTGAACCTTGCGGAATTGGAAATCCGGGGGTCCAACTCGTATTAAATCATCCCGAGATAAAATCAATGGGAACAATGGGAAAGGAAAATAATCACCTTCGGCTAATGTTGAAAAATGACATTCGTGGGGTGGGGTTTGGTTTAGGTGATTTTAATGAAAAATTTCAAGAATTACCTAAAAGTGTTTCAAATACGGTAAAAATGTTATGTCGGTTGGATGTAAATGATTATCAGGGAAATAAAACGCTGCAAGTATTAATCAAAGATATCAAAATTAATCCGATTTGGCAAATCGACACGGCAATGGTTTTAGTAAAAACGATCGTTCAACAACAAAATCCCAAAGCAGAAATTGATTTCGAAGCAGTGGCAATAAATTTAGCAGATCTTTATTTAGACCGCGAGATCGTTAAAAAAGTTTACCTGCTTTTAAAAAAATCAAATGATCATGGAGTAGCGCTCGATGCTGGAGATAAAGCCCAAATATCACCGTTTCATTTATTAATGTCATGTGAAATATTAAGAGAAGTTGGCTTAATCGCCTATCGGTTAAAAGAAGGATTGATTTTTTCTAAAATATTAGAAACCAAAGAAAAAAAGGATATTCAAAAGACGAAACTAATGATAAAATTAGTAAAAATGATTAGTGAATAA
- the queG gene encoding tRNA epoxyqueuosine(34) reductase QueG — protein sequence MTEEQIRALAKKIDIDLIGFFSVEPLMECLPYLCKRENKGFSTGFEGAPAVERINFYKQFPLAKTGIVIGINNFQTFKKLDDDQERGHIASVSWGEDYHKVLKRRMNELMTAVNLELEKNGEACSEYKIFVDNSPLVDRGSAYRAGLGFFGKNNCLINAQFGSYFFIGQILWGYEVSISDVAPVENGCHDCRRCLDACPGQALGDGYELNPSKCISFLTQKKNLSPLEEGYVKKYLYGCDICQQVCPYNQNLQKTNEKSFWIEAEVASPKLIDVLELTNNSYKKAYHETASGWRGKKVFLRNAELVLKNKKKND from the coding sequence ATGACTGAAGAACAAATTCGGGCGCTGGCAAAAAAAATCGATATCGATCTGATCGGTTTTTTTTCAGTGGAACCGCTAATGGAATGTTTGCCATATTTATGTAAAAGAGAAAACAAGGGCTTTTCAACCGGTTTTGAAGGAGCTCCAGCAGTTGAACGGATTAATTTTTACAAGCAGTTCCCATTGGCAAAAACAGGGATCGTAATTGGCATTAATAATTTTCAGACGTTTAAAAAACTGGATGATGACCAGGAAAGAGGGCATATTGCTTCGGTTTCATGGGGTGAAGATTATCACAAGGTCCTTAAACGACGGATGAATGAATTGATGACAGCAGTTAATTTAGAATTAGAAAAAAATGGAGAGGCATGTTCGGAATATAAAATATTTGTTGACAATAGTCCGCTCGTAGATCGCGGTTCGGCATATCGGGCGGGATTGGGTTTTTTTGGTAAAAATAATTGTTTAATTAATGCTCAGTTCGGTTCTTATTTTTTTATTGGACAAATATTATGGGGATATGAAGTTTCGATTTCTGATGTTGCGCCAGTCGAAAATGGTTGTCATGACTGCCGACGATGTCTTGATGCCTGTCCCGGTCAGGCTCTTGGCGATGGATATGAGCTAAATCCATCAAAATGCATTTCGTTTTTGACTCAGAAAAAAAACCTTTCGCCGCTGGAAGAAGGATATGTAAAAAAATATCTTTACGGTTGCGATATTTGTCAGCAAGTATGCCCTTATAACCAGAACTTACAGAAAACAAATGAAAAGTCATTTTGGATTGAGGCAGAAGTAGCGAGTCCTAAACTGATAGATGTGCTGGAACTTACTAATAATTCCTATAAAAAAGCATATCACGAAACGGCGAGTGGCTGGCGCGGTAAAAAAGTTTTTTTGCGAAATGCAGAATTAGTTTTGAAAAATAAAAAAAAAAATGATTAA
- the gltX gene encoding glutamate--tRNA ligase, with protein MVRDRFAPSPTGNVHIGSLRTALYNYLYAKKMGGEFLLRLEDTDQTRLELGAVDNLLDALNMTGVIPDEGLTKKDDVICQVGEYGPYIQSQRLDIYRKYIDMLLENGQAYYCFCTKERLENVRNSQKENGETPRYDGKCRTLTEPEIASNIAAGIPYTIRLKLPEDHVIRVDDMVRGVIEMNTNDLDDQVLLKADGFPTYHMAVVVDDHLMKITHVIRGEEWLPSTPKHVYLYECLGWQKPQFVHLPNILNDDRKKLSKRQGDVSVGDFLAKGYLPEALVNFLALLGWSPETEQEIFSIDELIQVFDLNRINKSGAVFDRNKLNWMNAHYIKQLKADEFVGKMTPFLVDAEIISQDEIETKHDWLLKVAEILKDRIEYFAQAPQELEAILKRFDTIEDEEAKVFLKEESSKRLYQALITKIEASDVLDAVRGKAILKEIQKEEKIKGKLLFMPSRIMITGEMHGPDLTLIMDVLGKDEVLSRIKSIASVMEI; from the coding sequence ATGGTACGAGATCGATTTGCGCCAAGTCCAACCGGAAATGTCCACATTGGGAGCCTGCGGACAGCACTTTATAATTATTTATATGCTAAAAAAATGGGGGGCGAATTTTTACTTCGTCTTGAAGATACCGATCAGACACGACTTGAATTGGGGGCAGTAGATAATTTGCTGGACGCACTGAATATGACGGGCGTCATTCCTGATGAAGGCTTGACTAAAAAAGATGATGTTATTTGTCAAGTCGGCGAATATGGTCCTTATATTCAATCACAACGACTTGATATTTACAGAAAATATATTGATATGCTTTTAGAAAACGGACAAGCTTATTATTGTTTCTGTACGAAGGAACGTTTAGAAAATGTTCGTAACAGTCAAAAAGAAAATGGCGAAACACCGCGATACGATGGAAAATGCCGGACCCTGACCGAGCCGGAAATCGCCTCAAATATTGCAGCTGGCATTCCGTATACGATTCGATTAAAATTGCCGGAAGATCATGTAATTCGTGTTGATGACATGGTTCGAGGGGTTATTGAAATGAATACCAACGATTTGGATGATCAGGTGCTGTTAAAAGCAGATGGTTTTCCAACGTATCATATGGCAGTAGTGGTCGATGATCATTTAATGAAAATTACCCATGTTATCAGAGGTGAAGAATGGCTACCATCTACCCCTAAACATGTATATTTATATGAATGTTTGGGATGGCAAAAACCGCAATTTGTTCATTTGCCAAATATTTTAAATGATGACCGAAAAAAACTGAGTAAACGGCAAGGGGATGTTTCGGTCGGCGATTTTCTGGCAAAGGGTTATTTGCCAGAGGCATTGGTTAATTTTTTGGCACTGCTGGGCTGGAGTCCCGAGACGGAACAGGAAATATTTTCAATTGATGAACTCATTCAAGTCTTCGATTTAAATAGAATCAATAAATCGGGTGCCGTTTTTGATCGGAATAAACTTAACTGGATGAACGCTCATTATATTAAACAATTAAAGGCGGATGAATTTGTCGGAAAGATGACTCCTTTTCTAGTTGACGCTGAAATAATCAGTCAGGATGAAATAGAAACAAAACATGATTGGCTGCTAAAAGTAGCTGAAATATTAAAAGATCGGATCGAATATTTTGCTCAAGCACCACAGGAATTGGAAGCAATTCTGAAAAGATTTGATACGATTGAAGATGAGGAAGCGAAGGTTTTCTTAAAAGAAGAATCTTCGAAGCGGCTTTATCAGGCCCTTATTACCAAAATTGAAGCGTCAGACGTATTGGATGCAGTTCGAGGGAAGGCAATTCTTAAGGAAATTCAAAAAGAAGAAAAAATTAAAGGGAAATTGCTTTTCATGCCAAGCCGAATCATGATCACCGGTGAAATGCATGGGCCGGATCTGACATTAATCATGGATGTGCTGGGAAAAGATGAGGTGCTGAGCCGGATCAAATCAATAGCATCGGTTATGGAAATATAG
- the dtd gene encoding D-aminoacyl-tRNA deacylase, protein MRAVIQRVSYSEVQINQETIGKIGMGLNVLLGIKENDNESDIDYIINKLVNLRIFEDDEGKMNRSILDVDGELLLISQFTLYGDCRKGRRPGFSRCGPVDEAEQKYTLFVEKLKKQPIKKIETGIFQAEMKVLIENDGPVTLLLDSEKEF, encoded by the coding sequence ATGCGAGCAGTTATACAAAGAGTATCGTATTCCGAGGTGCAGATCAACCAAGAGACAATTGGAAAAATTGGCATGGGATTAAATGTGCTTCTCGGGATTAAAGAAAATGACAACGAATCAGATATCGATTATATTATTAATAAATTGGTAAATTTGAGAATATTTGAAGATGATGAAGGAAAAATGAACCGCTCAATTCTTGACGTTGATGGTGAATTGTTGCTCATTTCTCAATTTACACTTTATGGAGATTGTCGAAAAGGCCGGCGCCCGGGATTTAGTCGGTGCGGGCCAGTTGATGAGGCCGAACAAAAATATACGTTGTTTGTTGAGAAATTAAAAAAGCAACCAATAAAAAAAATTGAAACAGGTATATTTCAAGCGGAAATGAAGGTTTTAATTGAAAATGACGGCCCAGTAACCTTGCTGTTAGACAGCGAAAAAGAATTTTAG
- the secF gene encoding protein translocase subunit SecF — translation MKKNIQIAEKSKIWFAFSLILITISIGSLFINGLNFGIDFIGGTIVTIELHTPFETSDAKALIDEFDSSADVTYAGDAKTQVIISTKDDLSSEERQALFDKFQEKYNLENSDLLSIDTVSPSIGAEMTNSAMIAAIVAVLLMLLYITFRFEFMFGLTAVVALVHDLIIVLGVYSVFQIQVNSPLIAALLTILGYSINDTIVVFDRIRENRLKFGKYDYAALIDTSVSQTLRRSINTSFTTLLAIGSLYVFGVPAVQDFALPLMVGIISGTYSSIFIASALWCKIKEFQFSKKTAVKN, via the coding sequence ATGAAAAAAAACATACAAATTGCAGAAAAAAGCAAAATATGGTTTGCTTTCTCATTAATCCTCATTACGATCAGTATTGGATCGCTTTTTATAAACGGGTTGAATTTTGGGATTGATTTTATTGGCGGTACGATTGTTACTATTGAGTTGCACACTCCATTTGAAACAAGTGATGCAAAAGCTCTGATTGACGAATTTGATTCTAGTGCCGATGTAACCTATGCTGGCGATGCAAAAACCCAAGTCATTATTTCTACTAAAGATGATTTGTCATCGGAAGAGCGACAAGCTTTATTTGATAAATTTCAGGAAAAGTACAATCTCGAAAATAGTGATCTGTTATCGATTGATACAGTAAGTCCTTCAATTGGTGCCGAAATGACAAATAGTGCAATGATAGCAGCGATTGTTGCGGTATTATTGATGTTACTTTATATTACTTTCCGTTTTGAATTTATGTTTGGTCTAACGGCAGTTGTAGCATTAGTGCATGACTTGATCATTGTTTTAGGCGTTTATTCGGTTTTTCAAATTCAAGTCAATTCACCTTTGATTGCAGCACTATTGACAATATTAGGATACTCAATTAATGATACCATTGTTGTTTTTGACCGAATTCGAGAAAATCGCCTTAAGTTTGGCAAATATGATTATGCGGCCTTAATCGATACCAGTGTCTCACAAACGCTGCGACGAAGTATTAACACCTCATTTACAACTTTGTTAGCGATTGGATCACTTTATGTTTTTGGCGTTCCGGCAGTTCAAGATTTCGCCTTGCCATTAATGGTCGGTATTATCAGTGGGACTTATTCATCGATCTTTATCGCCAGTGCGCTTTGGTGTAAAATTAAAGAATTTCAATTTAGCAAGAAAACAGCAGTTAAAAACTAG